One genomic region from Bactrocera tryoni isolate S06 chromosome 3, CSIRO_BtryS06_freeze2, whole genome shotgun sequence encodes:
- the LOC120772432 gene encoding uncharacterized protein LOC120772432, whose translation MGIPVNDPENPAGYDCNYANSKTSSACKCSCSCSNRQSASKSNSNSSSNDNSSSRGNCNSSNSSSCKHTGRTNKSGATTLTLTLANNSSCGAANNYQYSKTETLDAPLTAASITRHTRDLVGNSKEYRIESNKSDLRIIGNGNRIRIGCNQGNLQIIGNNTRLKITNNTGCIRYTGNEGRICLGSDSTQQIVDYIGNNGKLKVVKSAELLSEKIKTHKQKSPKNVEASATANITSNAGKCATSAKVNVDEATGSGSAASPSHSTPKKVKVKSASFGGDYSAQWRQFNELFEQQGWRNFDFASMPNLKCEHAVGKEAEQSNNNSRSSKVNTKSCKIDNNINIVSTYGNICIKNAVNVSM comes from the coding sequence ATGGGTATACCAGTAAACGATCCAGAGAATCCCGCAGGTTATGATTGCAACTATGCAAACAGCAAAACTTCCAGTGCATGCAAATGCAGCTGCAGTTGTAGTAACAGGCAGAGCGCTAGTAAGAGCAACAGTAACAGTAGCAGTAACGATAACAGTAGCAGTAGAGGTAATTGCAATAGCAGCAATTCCAGCAGTTGCAAACATACTGGCCGCACAAATAAGTCAGGCGCCACTACACTCACACTCACATTAGCCAACAACAGCAGTTGCGGTGCAGCGAACAATTATCAATACAGCAAGACGGAAACATTGGACGCACCCCTAACAGCGGCGTCGATCACTCGTCATACCAGAGACTTGGTTGGCAACTCAAAGGAATATCGTATAGAGAGTAATAAAAGTGATTTGCGCATTATTGGCAATGGCAATCGGATACGTATCGGTTGCAATCAGGgtaatttacaaattattggCAATAATACAAGACTGAAAATCACAAATAACACCGGTTGCATACGTTATACGGGGAATGAGGGACGCATTTGCTTGGGTAGTGATTCGACACAACAAATAGTCGATTACATAGGCAACAATGGCAAATTGAAGGTGGTCAAATCAGCGGAATTATTAAGTGAGAAAATCAAAACTCACAAGCAAAAAAGTCCCAAAAATGTAGAAGCATCGGCAACTGCGAATATTACGTCGAATGCGGGGAAGTGTGCGACGTCAGCAAAGGTCAACGTTGACGAGGCAACTGGATCGGGATCGGCTGCGTCTCCATCCCACTCAACACCCAAGAAGGTGAAGGTGAAATCCGCCTCTTTTGGCGGCGATTATAGCGCGCAATGGCGGCAGTTCAATGAGTTGTTCGAACAGCAAGGTTGGCGTAATTTCGATTTCGCATCAATGCCGAATTTGAAGTGCGAACACGCTGTTGGTAAAGAGGCTGaacaaagtaataataatagtagGAGTAGTAAAGTTAATACTAAAAGCTGtaaaattgataataatattaatatagtGAGTACTTATGGTAATATTTGCATAAAGAATGCGGTCAATGTTAGTATGTGA
- the LOC120772514 gene encoding stomatin-like protein 2, mitochondrial, protein MLRTFVTTAGRLSQQHHQSLLLRNGRQLIQQSRTKASTPMNTIIMFVPQQEAWIVERMGRFHRIMEPGLNILVPFIDKIKYVQSLKEIAIDVPKQSAITSDNVTLSIDGVLYLRIIDPYRASYGVEDPEFAITQLAQTTMRSELGKMSLDKVFRERESLNVSIVDSINKASEAWGIACLRYEIRDIRLPSRVHEAMQMQVEAERRKRAAILESEGSREAEINIAEGKRKSRILASEAERQEQINKASGEAAAMLAVADARARGLQTVAKALQDLDGKNAASLTLAEQYIDAFRNLAKTNNTLILPSNPSDVTALVTQALSVYQTISNNNIGNVKNLRSVDGIVENSIDESKCKQDKKMEVE, encoded by the coding sequence ATGTTGCGTACCTTTGTAACCACCGCTGGACGACTATCACAACAACACCATCAATCATTGTTGCTCAGGAATGGACGTCAGTTAATACAGCAAAGCCGCACCAAAGCATCAACACCTATGAATACAATAATAATGTTTGTGCCGCAGCAGGAGGCGTGGATCGTCGAGCGTATGGGTCGTTTTCATAGAATTATGGAACCCGGTCTTAATATACTGGTGCCCTTTATAGATAAAATTAAGTATGTTCAAAGTCTGAAGGAAATAGCAATAGATGTGCCCAAACAAAGTGCCATCACTTCGGACAATGTGACATTGAGCATAGATGGCGTTTTGTACTTGCGAATCATTGATCCTTATCGCGCTTCATATGGTGTTGAAGATCCAGAATTTGCGATAACGCAACTCGCTCAAACCACTATGCGTTCCGAGTTGGGTAAGATGTCACTGGATAAGGTCTTTCGTGAGCGTGAATCTCTCAATGTAAGCATAGTGGACTCGATTAACAAAGCAAGTGAGGCTTGGGGTATTGCATGCTTACGTTACGAAATTCGTGATATTCGTTTGCCTTCACGTGTACATGAAGCTATGCAAATGCAGGTCGAAGCAGAACGACGTAAGCGTGCTGCTATTTTGGAGTCAGAAGGTAGTCGCGAGGCCGAAATCAATATTGCTGAAGGTAAAAGAAAATCACGTATACTTGCCTCCGAAGCTGAAAGACAGGAACAAATTAACAAAGCGAGCGGCGAAGCGGCTGCTATGTTAGCTGTTGCCGATGCACGTGCCCGTGGGCTCCAGACTGTTGCTAAAGCATTACAAGATTTAGATGGCAAAAATGCTGCCTCCCTCACTTTAGCTGAGCAATATATTGATGCGTTTAGAAATTTAGCGAAAACAAATAACACACTCATACTGCCATCGAATCCTAGCGATGTAACAGCACTCGTCACACAAGCTTTAAGTGTTTATCAAACGATTTCAAATAATAACAttggaaatgtaaaaaatttacgtAGTGTAGATGGTATTGTGGAGAATAGTATTGATGAGAGTAAATGTAAACAGGATAAAAAAATGGAAGTTGAATAA
- the LOC120772115 gene encoding protein Rae1 codes for MFGQQTLGATTAAPSTNRMNDFEVTMPPDDSVSALEFSPSTIPQNFLIAGSWDSSVRCWEVEQTGKTVPKSMKTMGGPVLDVCWSDDGTKVYMASCDKQVKMWDLASDQVVQVAAHDAPVKTCHWIKGSNYSCLMTGSWDKTLKFWDTRTPNPLMAINLPERCYCADVDYPMAVVGTANRGLIVYSLENTPTEFKRQDSPLKYQHRTISIFRDKKKAPTGYALGSIEGRVAIQYVNPVNPKDNFTFKCHRTTGTAGYQDIYAVNDIAFHPVHGTLVTVGSDGTFSFWDKDARTKLKSSETMDQSITKCAFNNNGQIFAYAVGYDWSKGHEYFNPGKKPQIFLRSCYDELKPRIA; via the exons ATGTTCGGTCAGCAAACTCTTGGTGCGACCACCGCCGCACCTTCTACAAATCGTATGAATGATTTCGAAGTAACAATGCCACCGGATGATTCCGTGTCTGCATTGGAATTTAGTCCCAGCACGATACCACAGAACTTTCTCATAGCTGGTAGCTGGGATAGCAGTGTACGTTGTTGGGAGGTGGAGCAGACAGGTAAAACTGTTCCAAAGTCAATGAAAACAATGGGAGGACCAGTGTTAGATGTATGTTGGTCCGACGACGGCACAAAAGTTTACATGGCATCCTGTGACAAACAAGTAAAAATGTGGGATTTAGCCTCTGACCAAGTAGTACAGGTTGCTGCACATGATGCGCCCGTAAAGACATGCCACTGGATAAAAGGTTCGAATTATAGTTGTTTAATGACTGGTTCGTGGGATAAAACTTTAAAG TTCTGGGATACTCGTACACCCAACCCGCTAATGGCAATAAATTTGCCAGAACGTTGTTACTGTGCCGATGTAGATTATCCAATGGCTGTTGTTGGTACTGCTAATCGGGGTCTAATTGTTTATTCACTGGAAAACACACCTACTGAGTTTAAACGACAAGACAGCCCGCTGAAATATCAACATAGAACAATATCAATTTTCAGAGATAAGAAAAAGGCACCGACAG GATATGCGCTTGGTAGTATTGAAGGTCGTGTTGCAATCCAGTATGTAAATCCAGTGAATCCAAAAGATAATTTCACCTTCAAGTGCCATCGCACAACTGGTACTGCCGGTTATCAAGACATTTATGCTGTGAATGATATAGCCTTCCATCCGGTGCATGGTACTTTGGTCACTGTGGGTTCAGATGGTACTTTCAGCTTCTGGGATAAAGATGCGCGTACAAAACTTAAATCTTCAGAGACAATGGATCAATCGATTACCAAGTGTGCCTTCAACAATAATGGGCAAATATTCGCTTATGCGGTTGGCTATGATTGGTCGaag GGCCATGAGTACTTTAATCCAGGCAAAAAACCACAAATCTTCCTCCGTTCTTGTTACGACGAACTCAAACCTCGTATTGCTTAA
- the LOC120772116 gene encoding NADH dehydrogenase [ubiquinone] 1 beta subcomplex subunit 3, with the protein MGGHGHGEPYKIPHPSIYKVENIPKLREVQEALARQGLKDPWLRNEVWRYEPSKMGTHASRARAFFLRGLLWGSIAAAVHIGCEYAFSSKDDHGHGHGEHSEGGHH; encoded by the exons ATGGGCGGACACGGACACGGTGAACCCTACAAAATACCACATCCTTCAATTTACAAAGTGGAAAATATACCCAAGTTACGCGAAGTGCAAGAAGCGCTAGCTCGTCAAGGCTTAAAGGATCCATGGTTGCG GAATGAAGTGTGGCGTTATGAGCCCAGCAAAATGGGCACACATGCTAGCCGTGCACGCGCTTTCTTCCTACGTGGTCTACTGTGGGGCTCAATTGCTGCTGCCGTGCACATTGGTTGCGAATATGCTTTTAGTTCGAAAGATGATCATGGTCATGGACATGGTGAACACTCAGAAGGTGGCCATCATTAA